A stretch of Nitrospira defluvii DNA encodes these proteins:
- a CDS encoding sigma 54-interacting transcriptional regulator has translation MGILYDTRDRFHILSALLQTKTLRQFDKRLQDELLPILGCSTIGLYLYSETAAAFSPVSDIFRDPASPAYPIAQLPAAGTIKEAAVHAGQAILANDLSNAPWTEAQAIDPRIYRRSSVLAAPIIMPEDASTLTPAKTLAVIVAVSLEASDSFTEEDRGFLEVFGQHIAPVLTAVLAAEERDTLVAINSQVVLGAITLDNLIYSIQPILRDVIHHDVIGLVRFVGETHNRWFDIVACEGVDIDQEALRQFPFEHMAAAEILATGKPLLLTGHNQERFAEHRYFESLGVFSAMLCPLLVRGRPYGFLAIGSKRRNAFSQRDLALTEQIGFHLSHAITNLSAYDEIRQLKDQLEQENVYLREEMGASLDLKSLVGDSPALQKSLRAIEMVAPTDSTVLITGETGTGKELVAQAIHRLSPRQHKALITVNCAALPPTLIESELFGHEKGAFTSATSRKLGRFELAHGGTIFLDEVGELPIDVQMKLLRVLEAQEFNRVGGTQTIRVDVRVLAATNVDLDQAITRNTFRADLFYRLNVFPIRLPTLRERLQDIPLLARHFARKYSQRHRKPVTRIHSAALQALSAYDWPGNVRELEHVIERAVIVSRGSTITIEELDGLGRTNASAPHPRTLAEAERAHILDTLIRTNWVLAGKQGAAEHLGMKRSTLQHRMKKLAITRPPQKKH, from the coding sequence ATGGGCATCCTGTATGACACACGTGACCGCTTCCACATCCTGAGTGCCCTGCTTCAGACTAAGACACTGCGCCAATTTGATAAACGCCTCCAGGACGAACTCCTGCCGATCCTTGGTTGCTCCACCATTGGCCTCTACCTCTACAGCGAGACCGCCGCGGCATTTTCGCCGGTATCGGACATCTTTCGAGACCCCGCCTCCCCCGCCTATCCCATTGCACAACTGCCTGCGGCCGGTACAATCAAGGAAGCGGCGGTCCACGCCGGGCAGGCCATTCTCGCCAACGACCTCAGCAACGCCCCTTGGACCGAAGCTCAGGCCATTGATCCCCGCATCTACCGGCGTTCATCGGTCTTGGCGGCACCGATCATCATGCCTGAGGACGCTTCCACCCTCACGCCGGCCAAGACGCTAGCGGTCATCGTGGCAGTCTCCCTGGAGGCTTCAGACTCGTTTACCGAGGAGGACAGGGGTTTCCTTGAGGTGTTCGGCCAGCATATTGCCCCGGTCCTCACCGCCGTTTTGGCGGCAGAAGAGCGTGACACCCTGGTCGCCATCAATAGTCAGGTTGTGCTCGGCGCCATCACCCTCGACAATCTGATCTATTCGATTCAGCCGATTCTCCGCGACGTCATTCACCATGACGTGATCGGGCTGGTGCGGTTCGTCGGTGAAACTCACAATCGCTGGTTTGACATCGTGGCCTGCGAGGGTGTCGACATCGACCAAGAAGCCCTGCGACAGTTTCCATTCGAACACATGGCGGCGGCGGAAATCCTGGCCACGGGCAAACCCCTTCTTCTGACCGGGCACAATCAGGAACGATTTGCCGAACACCGTTACTTCGAATCCCTCGGCGTCTTCTCGGCGATGCTCTGCCCGCTCCTGGTCCGTGGAAGGCCCTATGGGTTTCTCGCGATCGGGAGCAAGCGGCGAAACGCCTTCTCTCAACGTGATCTGGCCCTGACGGAGCAGATCGGCTTCCACCTGTCCCACGCGATCACGAATCTTTCGGCCTACGACGAGATTCGCCAGCTCAAAGACCAATTGGAACAGGAAAACGTCTACCTGCGGGAGGAAATGGGTGCCTCACTGGACCTAAAAAGCCTCGTGGGTGATAGCCCCGCGTTACAAAAATCGCTTCGGGCCATCGAGATGGTTGCCCCCACCGATTCCACTGTGCTCATCACCGGAGAGACGGGGACCGGCAAGGAATTGGTGGCACAAGCCATTCATCGACTTTCGCCCCGTCAGCATAAGGCGTTGATCACGGTAAACTGTGCCGCGCTTCCACCCACCCTCATCGAATCCGAACTGTTTGGGCATGAAAAGGGCGCATTCACCAGCGCGACCTCCCGCAAGTTGGGACGCTTTGAGCTCGCCCATGGTGGCACCATTTTCCTGGATGAAGTGGGAGAACTCCCGATCGATGTGCAAATGAAACTGCTGCGCGTGCTGGAGGCCCAGGAATTCAATCGGGTCGGCGGAACCCAGACTATCCGGGTCGATGTACGCGTGCTCGCCGCCACCAACGTGGACCTGGATCAAGCCATCACACGCAATACCTTTCGTGCCGACCTGTTCTATCGCCTCAATGTGTTCCCGATTCGGCTTCCCACGTTGCGCGAACGCCTTCAAGATATTCCGCTGCTGGCCCGCCACTTTGCCAGAAAATACAGTCAGCGGCATCGGAAGCCGGTGACGCGCATTCACAGCGCCGCACTACAAGCGTTGTCCGCCTACGATTGGCCAGGCAATGTGCGCGAACTGGAGCATGTCATTGAGCGCGCCGTCATCGTCAGCCGAGGCTCGACCATCACCATCGAGGAGCTCGACGGCCTGGGGCGCACCAATGCCTCCGCCCCCCACCCACGCACACTGGCGGAAGCCGAGCGGGCGCACATCCTTGATACGCTGATTCGAACCAATTGGGTCCTGGCCGGCAAACAGGGCGCGGCTGAGCACTTAGGCATGAAGCGGTCAACCCTTCAGCACCGCATGAAAAAGCTGGCGATCACCCGCCCTCCGCAAAAGAAGCATTGA
- a CDS encoding Rqc2 family fibronectin-binding protein has translation MGTIGYSDSQSNGDRQGVQDRTPERSLGSWSGIQIMSLSATEIGSIIQELDPALAEGWIQKISQPLPDCLILEIRVPGHTRRLLCSVHDGTARMHLVERALPNPPSPPAFCQLLRARIQGARIDGLHHVPGDRIIRLDLTSRSGPVSLVAELFSRNANLLLLDEEGRVLATLRQHKERLNQPYEVPSTPLARIASQEIAPLEQAIIHPLDTEAFPLSAELETRYREREAELSRLTQVRERESALRKNLKKLLRRADALRRDLEQAGRYEPYARYGELLKANLGSITKGMTSVSVIDYYDERLPELMIPLDPTKGAQANMDAYFAKYRKFVSAQREIAPRLATIQAEVQPIQAELEVIKQGTWVAASNAERPAGRPTSRSAKRHSADEARRGPFRRFRSSDGYPIFVGRNARENDELTFGLARSEDLWFHARGTPGSHVVVRLEKGTEPPLETLRDAATLALLYSDLKKSGKGDVIYTRRKWVKKSKGQAPGAVTVTQEQSIYVTLDKRRLDGLKSRLTEHVS, from the coding sequence ATGGGTACAATCGGCTACAGTGACTCTCAATCGAACGGAGACCGGCAGGGCGTACAGGATAGGACACCCGAGCGATCGCTGGGTAGTTGGTCTGGCATACAAATAATGTCTCTCTCTGCGACAGAAATTGGTTCTATTATTCAGGAGCTGGATCCAGCCCTCGCCGAAGGCTGGATCCAGAAAATCTCCCAACCGCTGCCCGATTGCCTCATCCTCGAAATTCGTGTCCCTGGGCATACTCGCAGGCTGCTATGTTCGGTGCACGATGGCACCGCCCGCATGCACCTTGTAGAGCGCGCACTTCCCAACCCGCCTAGCCCGCCGGCGTTCTGCCAACTTCTCCGGGCGCGGATTCAAGGCGCGCGCATCGATGGCCTTCATCATGTTCCCGGGGACCGAATCATCCGTCTTGACCTGACAAGTCGAAGCGGACCGGTGTCGCTGGTCGCGGAATTATTCAGCCGCAACGCCAACCTTCTCTTGCTCGATGAGGAAGGCCGGGTGTTGGCGACCCTTCGCCAGCACAAAGAACGACTGAACCAGCCATACGAGGTTCCCAGCACTCCTCTTGCACGTATTGCCTCGCAGGAGATCGCCCCTCTCGAACAAGCAATAATCCATCCCCTCGATACTGAGGCCTTCCCGCTGTCAGCTGAACTGGAGACCCGCTATCGAGAACGGGAAGCAGAGCTCTCCCGCCTGACCCAGGTTCGGGAGCGGGAGTCGGCACTTCGCAAGAATCTCAAGAAGCTGCTGCGCCGCGCAGACGCACTCCGGCGCGATCTCGAACAGGCTGGACGGTACGAACCCTATGCACGCTACGGCGAGCTCCTGAAGGCCAATCTCGGGTCGATTACAAAAGGCATGACGAGCGTCTCCGTTATCGACTATTACGACGAACGACTGCCTGAGCTGATGATTCCCCTCGATCCGACCAAAGGAGCGCAGGCCAACATGGATGCCTACTTTGCGAAGTACCGGAAGTTCGTATCGGCCCAACGGGAAATTGCACCACGCCTGGCCACCATCCAAGCGGAGGTTCAGCCCATACAGGCGGAACTCGAGGTGATCAAACAGGGTACCTGGGTGGCCGCCAGCAATGCTGAACGACCGGCAGGACGCCCCACCTCACGCAGCGCCAAGAGGCACTCGGCGGATGAGGCGCGCCGCGGACCATTTCGGCGCTTTCGGTCGTCCGACGGGTATCCGATCTTCGTCGGACGCAATGCCCGAGAGAATGATGAACTGACATTCGGTCTGGCGAGGAGTGAAGACCTGTGGTTCCATGCCCGAGGCACCCCGGGCTCCCATGTTGTCGTCCGTCTGGAAAAGGGAACAGAGCCGCCGCTCGAAACGTTGCGCGACGCAGCCACGCTCGCACTGCTCTACAGCGATCTCAAGAAAAGCGGCAAGGGCGACGTGATCTATACTCGGCGCAAATGGGTAAAAAAATCCAAGGGCCAAGCCCCCGGTGCGGTGACCGTCACACAGGAACAGTCCATCTACGTGACTCTTGATAAACGACGCCTCGACGGACTGAAATCACGCCTCACTGAACATGTCTCCTAA
- a CDS encoding aKG-HExxH-type peptide beta-hydroxylase, whose amino-acid sequence MTLLTVEILERLMKEFQHSMRRLLKDLCRDFEQNYAADVCTLGLQIDWFRRLGRSFTTAEYSHWKVVGWIESLNDLLYFVDIVVQVRQERSRRDIAEQLRAEFREKFYEHGYADEIFPEGKPDPRMLLPRLTALCQRLAREITQESVCLAPRLACDWVASRRSDAWLVPCDLSANVERVELPGSCAIGTTGVAYEAPAPVRLALTRTGGQAEWLVKPSGIDLLLGDQAYPVVAFGGRERWHWRRLAPVVLRDTPCGRLVLGPTLVYGKDKTPIGVRPTRPEVASRMRRALAAIGSAWPEGDRLLVLLTSRIVPLKAKGVVSFSYRHRPGLSAINCFDRDQLDLIDDLIHENSHHHLNLLLRKDVLYQHDHNQELFYSPWRRSLRPLRGILHATFTFTMGAMLFERLVAWGSGPNGNAAWRRAGLSQRDLARARYRCFEEIESVRYSLSDLDYAGGQLKWLTRGGKQLVGQLADVLAQIEGVMVSQEAEVRRSSFGPALQRHRGELAHARGTLSLI is encoded by the coding sequence ATGACCTTACTAACGGTAGAAATTCTTGAGCGGCTGATGAAAGAGTTTCAGCACTCGATGCGGAGATTGTTGAAGGATCTCTGCCGAGATTTTGAGCAAAACTATGCCGCGGACGTCTGCACCCTGGGCCTGCAAATCGACTGGTTTCGCCGGCTCGGTCGTTCCTTCACCACGGCCGAGTATAGCCATTGGAAAGTGGTCGGATGGATCGAATCGCTCAACGACCTGCTGTACTTCGTCGATATCGTCGTGCAAGTGCGGCAGGAGCGATCGCGCCGGGACATCGCTGAACAGCTGCGTGCGGAGTTTCGAGAAAAGTTTTACGAGCATGGGTACGCCGATGAGATTTTCCCCGAGGGCAAGCCGGATCCGCGCATGCTGTTGCCGCGTCTGACGGCGCTCTGTCAGCGACTTGCACGAGAAATCACACAGGAGTCCGTATGTCTTGCCCCCCGGTTGGCCTGTGACTGGGTGGCGAGCCGACGATCGGATGCCTGGTTGGTGCCGTGCGATTTAAGCGCGAACGTTGAACGCGTCGAACTGCCTGGGAGTTGCGCCATCGGGACCACGGGTGTGGCCTACGAGGCTCCGGCTCCTGTTCGACTGGCACTCACGCGAACGGGTGGGCAGGCGGAGTGGCTGGTCAAACCCTCCGGTATCGATCTTCTGCTCGGGGATCAAGCGTATCCGGTTGTTGCGTTCGGCGGCCGAGAACGGTGGCATTGGCGCCGCCTGGCCCCAGTCGTGCTGAGGGACACGCCATGCGGCCGACTGGTGCTCGGGCCGACACTGGTCTATGGCAAGGACAAGACGCCCATAGGCGTGCGTCCGACGAGGCCGGAAGTCGCGAGCCGCATGCGTCGTGCACTGGCCGCAATTGGGTCTGCCTGGCCCGAAGGCGATCGGCTCCTGGTCCTGTTGACCTCACGCATCGTCCCGCTCAAGGCCAAGGGGGTGGTGAGTTTCAGTTACCGACATCGTCCCGGCCTCTCCGCCATCAATTGTTTCGACCGTGATCAACTCGATTTAATCGATGACCTGATTCACGAGAACAGTCATCATCACCTCAACCTGCTGTTGCGCAAAGACGTGCTGTATCAGCACGACCATAACCAGGAGTTGTTCTATTCTCCGTGGCGGCGGAGTTTGCGGCCGTTGAGAGGTATCTTGCACGCGACGTTTACCTTTACCATGGGGGCAATGTTATTCGAGCGGTTGGTGGCCTGGGGCTCAGGCCCAAATGGCAACGCGGCCTGGAGGCGCGCTGGTCTGAGTCAGCGTGATCTCGCACGTGCCCGCTATCGATGCTTCGAAGAGATCGAGTCGGTTCGATACTCGCTCAGCGATCTCGACTACGCCGGTGGCCAGTTGAAATGGCTGACTCGCGGAGGCAAGCAGCTGGTGGGACAGCTCGCCGACGTGCTCGCGCAGATCGAGGGCGTGATGGTATCCCAGGAGGCTGAGGTGCGCCGATCATCTTTTGGTCCGGCGCTGCAACGGCATCGAGGGGAATTGGCGCATGCGAGGGGGACGTTGAGCCTCATCTGA
- a CDS encoding PKD domain-containing protein, translating into MNGATLVSGQPITVEVEAGREAGLVEVRYYWYPEHTEALVEQGENRTGNASQGAMATGKYWQKDSITGAPVVALPALTSTVDRIPPYGGALPVPPDAIGRMRLLAIADISQGRLGRKTVFDEIFVTVQPAAELLSIDFETDKPLQLGRTGQSSAYGHVDSLGKIFELPVVGEFADGITRPLSSPNTGTTYTSGDDHILKVLPDGLLQIVGIGKTSLTVTNRGKQATLDVRVEVNPEPNEPPIADAGAARTVKAGTKVRLNGLQSRDPEGEALFYTWSQVRGSKVAMLDVNMAEPSFVAPYVSETRTFRFKLRVTDKKGADSVPAYVDVTVEP; encoded by the coding sequence GTGAACGGGGCCACCCTGGTTTCCGGCCAACCGATCACCGTGGAAGTCGAGGCTGGAAGAGAAGCAGGCCTCGTCGAAGTGCGGTACTACTGGTATCCGGAACACACGGAGGCACTGGTGGAACAGGGTGAGAACCGTACCGGCAACGCTTCTCAGGGAGCTATGGCAACCGGCAAATACTGGCAAAAGGACAGCATCACCGGAGCACCGGTCGTCGCCTTGCCGGCCCTGACCTCCACCGTCGACCGCATTCCCCCCTATGGAGGCGCGCTCCCGGTGCCGCCGGATGCTATCGGACGAATGCGGCTCCTGGCCATTGCCGATATTTCACAAGGACGTCTGGGCCGGAAAACCGTGTTCGACGAAATCTTTGTCACCGTCCAGCCTGCAGCTGAACTACTCTCGATCGATTTTGAAACGGATAAACCTCTCCAACTCGGCCGGACCGGACAGTCATCCGCCTACGGTCACGTGGATTCGCTCGGCAAGATCTTCGAACTCCCCGTGGTCGGCGAATTCGCTGACGGCATCACTCGTCCACTGTCCTCTCCCAATACAGGCACAACCTACACGTCCGGCGACGACCATATCCTCAAGGTGTTACCCGACGGGCTGTTACAGATCGTGGGAATCGGCAAGACCTCGCTGACCGTGACGAATCGGGGGAAGCAGGCCACACTCGACGTGCGTGTGGAGGTGAATCCCGAGCCGAATGAGCCGCCGATCGCCGATGCCGGTGCCGCCAGAACCGTCAAAGCCGGCACCAAGGTGCGCCTCAATGGATTGCAGAGCCGAGACCCGGAGGGCGAAGCGCTCTTCTATACGTGGAGTCAGGTACGGGGCAGCAAAGTCGCGATGCTTGACGTCAACATGGCGGAACCGTCCTTTGTTGCCCCCTATGTCTCCGAGACTCGCACCTTCCGCTTCAAGCTGCGCGTGACGGACAAGAAAGGTGCGGACAGTGTGCCGGCGTATGTGGACGTCACCGTCGAACCTTGA
- a CDS encoding APC family permease, which produces MILKRWLVGLPLKTKEAAHERLSKRLALAVFSSDALSSVAYATEEILLVLTLAGTAMVGYSIPLSLSIIGLLIILTMSYRQIIFEYPEGGGAYIVGKSNLGEWSGLVAAAALMIDYVLTVAVSVAAGIAALTSAVPDLLPHREGLCVAAILLVTVVNLRGVRESGQFFAVPTYIFIGTLAAMLGVGAIQIVLGHASRVEPLPSIAAAEPLTLFLLLRAFSSGCTALTGVEVISNGVSAFKKPEPQNAALTMIGMAMILGTLFIGISSMAYYFGIVPKGDETVVSQIARATFGTGPLYYLVQASTMVILILAANSSFNGFPRLASILARDSYMPHQMSMMGDRLVFSNGVIILGVFSCLLIVLFKGDTHALIPLYAVGVFLSFTISQAGMVKRWLVKKGPHWEKKLLVNGIGAVTTAIATVIIASTKFTHGAWIVIVLIPLLITFFRAIHSHYKAVSEQVALSRGHRPPMPRRNIVVLPIGGVNRAVIRAVDYARSRSGDIRAVLVDVDPEETARVEIQWAQWGCGVPLTVLPSPYRSVLSSLLDYLEQVLQKDQECWVTVVIPEILPARWWQNILHNQRAFMLKGALLFKDRVILTDVPYHLTR; this is translated from the coding sequence ATGATCTTGAAACGCTGGCTGGTTGGCCTGCCACTCAAGACGAAGGAAGCCGCTCACGAACGCCTTTCTAAGCGACTCGCCCTAGCCGTCTTTTCCTCCGACGCCCTCTCTTCAGTGGCCTATGCCACGGAAGAGATTCTGCTCGTCCTGACCCTCGCCGGGACCGCCATGGTCGGGTACTCCATTCCACTCAGCCTCTCCATCATCGGGCTGCTGATCATTCTGACCATGTCCTACCGGCAGATTATCTTTGAATATCCTGAGGGTGGCGGGGCATATATCGTCGGGAAATCCAACCTCGGCGAATGGTCCGGCCTGGTTGCCGCCGCAGCCTTAATGATCGACTACGTGCTGACGGTCGCCGTCAGCGTCGCGGCCGGCATTGCAGCGCTCACCTCCGCTGTCCCGGACCTGCTGCCGCATCGGGAAGGACTCTGCGTTGCGGCTATCCTGCTGGTGACGGTCGTGAATCTGCGCGGGGTTCGCGAATCAGGACAGTTTTTTGCCGTCCCGACCTACATTTTTATCGGCACCCTCGCCGCCATGCTCGGCGTCGGTGCCATTCAAATCGTGCTTGGGCACGCATCGCGCGTTGAGCCATTGCCCAGCATCGCGGCTGCGGAGCCGCTCACCCTGTTTCTTCTCCTCCGCGCATTTTCGTCCGGCTGCACAGCCTTGACCGGCGTGGAAGTCATCTCAAACGGCGTCTCAGCCTTTAAAAAACCGGAACCCCAAAATGCCGCGCTGACCATGATCGGCATGGCGATGATTCTCGGCACCCTGTTTATCGGAATCAGCTCTATGGCCTATTACTTCGGCATCGTGCCGAAGGGAGATGAAACCGTCGTGTCTCAAATTGCGCGCGCCACTTTCGGCACCGGCCCGCTGTATTACCTGGTGCAGGCCTCGACCATGGTCATTCTCATCCTGGCCGCCAATAGCAGCTTCAATGGATTCCCCCGACTGGCCTCGATTCTCGCTCGCGACAGTTACATGCCGCACCAGATGTCCATGATGGGCGATCGGCTGGTGTTCTCGAACGGTGTGATCATCCTCGGTGTGTTTTCCTGCTTATTGATCGTTCTCTTTAAGGGCGATACCCACGCGCTCATTCCACTCTATGCCGTCGGCGTCTTTCTTTCCTTCACCATTTCTCAAGCCGGCATGGTCAAACGGTGGCTCGTCAAGAAAGGACCGCACTGGGAAAAAAAGCTTCTCGTGAACGGCATCGGGGCTGTGACCACCGCCATTGCCACCGTGATTATTGCCAGCACCAAATTTACCCATGGAGCCTGGATCGTTATCGTGTTGATTCCGCTCCTGATCACCTTCTTTCGCGCCATTCATTCCCATTACAAGGCCGTCTCGGAACAGGTCGCGCTGTCGCGGGGGCACCGTCCCCCCATGCCGCGCCGGAATATCGTAGTCCTGCCGATTGGCGGCGTCAATCGCGCGGTCATCCGCGCCGTCGACTATGCACGAAGCCGCTCCGGCGATATCCGCGCCGTCCTCGTTGATGTCGACCCGGAAGAAACCGCCCGCGTGGAAATTCAATGGGCCCAGTGGGGCTGTGGCGTCCCCCTCACCGTGCTGCCCTCTCCGTATCGTTCCGTGTTGAGCTCCCTGCTCGACTACCTCGAGCAGGTGCTGCAAAAAGACCAGGAATGCTGGGTCACCGTGGTGATTCCGGAGATCTTGCCTGCTCGGTGGTGGCAGAATATTCTTCATAATCAGCGGGCGTTCATGCTGAAAGGCGCCCTCCTGTTCAAAGATCGTGTCATTTTGACCGACGTCCCCTATCACCTGACGAGGTGA